The proteins below are encoded in one region of Pseudanabaena sp. BC1403:
- a CDS encoding WcaF family extracellular polysaccharide biosynthesis acetyltransferase, which yields MRLDRYTTGKYTTGATISRQLLWYFVGSVLVRSYLIPFSCLKVNVLRWFGAEIGLGVRIKTGVRVKFPWRLVIKDFVWIGEDVWLDNLDLITIESHCCISQGVYLCTGNHDWRDRDFALITAPIYIESGSWIAARATIAAGVRVGQGAVLGLGSVATRSLEPMTIYSGNPAIAIKSRKIVE from the coding sequence TTGCGTCTTGATCGCTACACAACAGGTAAATACACAACGGGCGCGACTATTTCGAGACAGTTGCTTTGGTACTTTGTCGGATCGGTTTTGGTACGGAGTTACTTAATCCCTTTTTCATGTTTAAAAGTTAATGTTTTGCGTTGGTTTGGTGCAGAAATTGGACTTGGCGTGAGGATCAAAACAGGAGTGCGGGTCAAATTTCCTTGGCGCTTGGTGATCAAAGATTTTGTTTGGATCGGGGAAGATGTTTGGCTAGATAATCTTGATTTGATTACAATCGAAAGCCATTGCTGTATTTCGCAAGGGGTTTACCTCTGTACTGGTAATCACGACTGGCGCGATCGCGATTTTGCTCTTATTACTGCACCAATTTATATTGAATCAGGCAGTTGGATCGCAGCACGAGCAACTATTGCCGCAGGGGTGCGAGTTGGACAGGGTGCGGTTTTGGGCTTAGGCAGTGTCGCGACGCGATCGCTAGAACCGATGACAATCTACAGTGGCAATCCTGCGATCGCCATTAAGTCACGTAAAATCGTAGAGTAA
- a CDS encoding DUF3110 domain-containing protein — translation MQVWVLLFNANTDNEGIYTLEIEGNNIIVAFEQEDDAIRYAGLLEAQDFLSPTVERIDKQDLEEFCEEAHYDLNIVPTDALLVPPEKNVDKTDWSSDRNLPEPEDEIEVEDPVIAMMRRRLENLL, via the coding sequence ATGCAAGTTTGGGTATTGCTGTTTAACGCTAACACCGATAACGAAGGTATATACACTCTAGAAATTGAGGGCAACAACATTATTGTTGCTTTTGAGCAAGAGGATGATGCGATTCGTTATGCAGGTCTATTGGAGGCTCAAGATTTTTTATCTCCGACAGTTGAACGCATCGACAAGCAAGATTTAGAAGAATTTTGTGAAGAGGCACATTATGACTTAAACATCGTGCCAACCGATGCTCTGTTAGTTCCTCCCGAAAAAAATGTTGATAAAACCGATTGGTCTAGCGATCGCAATTTACCAGAGCCTGAGGATGAAATTGAGGTAGAAGATCCCGTAATTGCCATGATGCGCCGTCGTCTAGAGAATTTACTATAG